A portion of the Streptomyces coeruleoprunus genome contains these proteins:
- a CDS encoding class II 3-deoxy-7-phosphoheptulonate synthase has protein sequence MTVNADSQAVAAKATWRDLPAAQQPEYPDAEALRDVIADLESYPPLVFAGECDQLRARMGAVARGEAFLLQGGDCAESFDAISAEHIRAKLKTLLQMGAVLTYAASVPVVKVGRIAGQYSKPRSKPTETRDGVTLPTYRGDSVNGFDFTEEARVPDPERLKRMYQASASTLNLVRAFTTGGYADLRQVHAWNQDFVKSSPSGQRYEQLAREIDNALNFMKACGTDPAEFRTVEFYSSHEALLLDYEGALTRVDSRTGELYDTSGHMVWIGERTRQLDGAHIEFASKIRNPIGIKLGPTTTVDEALTYIDRLDPDREPGRLTFVVRMGADKVRDKLPELVEKVTASGATVAWVTDPMHGNTFEAASGHKTRRFDDVLDEVKGFFEVHKALGTHPGGIHVELTGDDVTECVGGGDEIFVDDLHQRYETACDPRLNRSQSLDLAFLVAEMYRDQ, from the coding sequence GTGACCGTGAACGCTGATTCCCAAGCCGTCGCCGCCAAGGCGACCTGGCGAGACCTGCCCGCGGCGCAGCAGCCCGAGTACCCCGATGCCGAGGCTCTGCGCGATGTGATCGCGGACCTCGAGTCGTATCCGCCGCTCGTCTTCGCCGGCGAGTGCGACCAGCTGCGCGCCCGGATGGGAGCCGTCGCCCGTGGCGAGGCGTTCCTGCTCCAGGGCGGCGACTGCGCCGAGTCCTTCGACGCGATCTCGGCGGAGCACATCCGCGCGAAGCTCAAGACGCTGCTCCAGATGGGCGCCGTGCTGACGTACGCCGCGTCCGTCCCCGTCGTGAAGGTGGGCCGGATCGCCGGCCAGTACTCGAAGCCGCGCTCCAAGCCGACCGAGACCCGCGACGGCGTGACGCTGCCGACGTACCGGGGCGACTCGGTCAACGGCTTCGACTTCACCGAGGAGGCCCGCGTCCCGGACCCCGAGCGGCTGAAGCGCATGTACCAGGCGTCCGCCTCGACGCTGAACCTGGTGCGCGCCTTCACCACGGGTGGTTACGCGGACCTGCGCCAGGTGCACGCCTGGAACCAGGACTTCGTGAAGTCGTCGCCGTCCGGTCAGCGCTACGAGCAGCTGGCCCGCGAGATCGACAACGCGCTGAACTTCATGAAGGCCTGCGGCACCGACCCGGCCGAGTTCCGTACGGTCGAGTTCTACTCCTCGCACGAGGCGCTGCTGCTGGACTACGAGGGCGCGCTGACCCGCGTCGACTCGCGCACCGGCGAGCTGTACGACACGTCGGGCCACATGGTCTGGATCGGTGAGCGCACCCGCCAGCTGGACGGGGCGCACATCGAGTTCGCGTCGAAGATCCGCAACCCGATCGGCATCAAGCTGGGCCCGACCACCACGGTCGACGAGGCGCTCACGTACATCGACCGCCTCGACCCGGACCGCGAGCCGGGCCGGCTGACCTTCGTCGTCCGCATGGGCGCCGACAAGGTGCGCGACAAGCTCCCCGAGCTGGTCGAGAAGGTCACCGCGTCGGGTGCGACGGTCGCCTGGGTGACCGACCCGATGCACGGCAACACCTTCGAGGCGGCCTCCGGCCACAAGACGCGTCGCTTCGACGACGTCCTGGACGAGGTCAAGGGCTTCTTCGAGGTCCACAAGGCGCTGGGTACGCACCCGGGCGGCATCCACGTGGAGCTGACCGGCGACGACGTCACCGAGTGCGTGGGCGGCGGCGACGAGATCTTCGTCGACGACCTGCACCAGCGGTACGAGACGGCCTGCGACCCGCGGCTCAACCGCAGCCAGTCGCTGGACCTGGCGTTCCTGGTGGCGGAGATGTACCGCGACCAGTGA
- a CDS encoding (2Fe-2S)-binding protein — protein sequence MTRVYVCSCFGITEKQVKEHADAGACTPRQIASACKAGTDCGSCVRRIQAILGRGACPRRELLDQGEPALSDLSDLSEAA from the coding sequence GTGACCCGCGTGTACGTCTGCTCGTGCTTCGGTATCACCGAGAAGCAGGTCAAGGAACACGCGGACGCCGGTGCCTGCACGCCCCGCCAGATAGCGTCGGCCTGCAAGGCGGGCACCGACTGCGGCTCGTGCGTACGTCGCATCCAGGCCATTCTCGGCCGTGGCGCCTGTCCCCGACGCGAGCTGCTGGACCAGGGCGAGCCGGCCCTCTCCGACCTCTCGGACCTTTCCGAAGCGGCCTGA
- the bfr gene encoding bacterioferritin: MQGDPEVIEFLNEQLTAELTAINQYFLHSKMQENLGWPKLAKYTRAESFDEMKHAEVLTDRILFLEGLPNYQRLFHVRIGQTLTEMFQADRQIEVEAIDRLRRGIELMRNKGDITSANIFESILADEEHHIDYLDTQLDLVDKLGEALYIAQLVEQPES, encoded by the coding sequence ATGCAGGGCGACCCCGAAGTCATCGAGTTCCTGAACGAGCAGCTGACCGCCGAACTGACCGCGATCAATCAGTACTTCCTGCACTCCAAGATGCAGGAGAACCTCGGGTGGCCGAAGCTCGCCAAGTACACCCGCGCGGAGTCGTTCGACGAGATGAAGCACGCCGAGGTGCTCACCGACCGGATCCTCTTCCTGGAGGGCCTGCCGAACTACCAGCGGCTCTTCCACGTCCGCATCGGCCAGACCCTCACCGAGATGTTCCAGGCGGACCGGCAGATCGAGGTCGAGGCGATCGACCGGCTGCGGCGGGGCATCGAGCTGATGCGCAACAAGGGCGACATCACCTCGGCGAACATCTTCGAGTCGATCCTGGCGGACGAGGAGCACCACATCGACTACCTCGACACCCAGCTGGACCTGGTCGACAAGCTCGGAGAGGCGCTGTACATCGCGCAGCTGGTCGAGCAGCCGGAGAGCTAG
- a CDS encoding sulfite oxidase-like oxidoreductase, with protein MGQPESEEHRAAGESTLPPGQRLQRGWPVTHYGPVPKFKPDRWEFRVFGATADGEKHCWNHEEFSALPFSTVVADLHCVTKFSMLGAEWGGVPARTILELAPPAANVTHVMVWAEYGFSANMRLSDFSSERTIFATHKDGELLTAEHGFPLRLIVPHLYAWKGPKWVRGVEYMTADRRGFWEERGYHNIGDPWSEQRYSYQEEPGDGPEL; from the coding sequence ATGGGTCAGCCGGAGAGCGAGGAACACCGGGCAGCAGGGGAGTCCACGCTTCCTCCGGGGCAGCGTCTGCAGCGCGGCTGGCCGGTCACCCACTACGGTCCCGTCCCCAAGTTCAAGCCGGACCGCTGGGAGTTCCGGGTCTTCGGCGCCACGGCGGACGGCGAGAAGCACTGCTGGAACCACGAGGAGTTCTCGGCCCTGCCGTTCTCCACGGTGGTCGCCGATCTGCACTGCGTCACGAAGTTCAGCATGCTCGGGGCCGAATGGGGGGGTGTCCCCGCCCGGACCATCCTCGAACTCGCGCCGCCGGCCGCCAATGTCACCCATGTGATGGTGTGGGCCGAGTACGGCTTCAGCGCCAACATGCGGCTCTCGGACTTCTCCTCGGAGCGGACGATCTTCGCCACGCACAAGGACGGCGAGCTGCTGACGGCCGAGCACGGCTTCCCGCTGCGGCTCATCGTGCCGCATCTGTACGCCTGGAAGGGGCCCAAGTGGGTCCGGGGCGTGGAGTACATGACCGCCGACCGCCGTGGCTTCTGGGAGGAGCGCGGCTACCACAACATCGGTGACCCCTGGTCCGAGCAGCGCTACTCGTACCAGGAGGAGCCGGGGGACGGTCCCGAGCTCTGA
- a CDS encoding DUF4396 domain-containing protein codes for MQHDTQTAHDEHAHHHGDHAAHAGHAGHRHHTGGGKVSWAMAAKATLHCLIGCAIGEVLGMVIGTALGWGTAPTMVLAIVLAFFFGYSLTLWAVVRAGVSLKAAIGVALAADTLSIAVMEIVDNGVLLLVPGAMDAHLADALFWGALAFAFAVAFAVTTPVNKWMIGRGKGHAVVHQYHH; via the coding sequence ATGCAGCACGACACGCAGACCGCGCACGACGAGCACGCCCACCACCACGGGGACCACGCGGCCCACGCGGGTCACGCCGGCCACCGGCACCACACGGGTGGCGGCAAGGTCAGCTGGGCCATGGCCGCCAAGGCCACCCTGCACTGCCTCATCGGCTGCGCCATCGGCGAGGTGCTGGGCATGGTCATCGGCACCGCCCTGGGCTGGGGCACCGCCCCGACGATGGTCCTCGCGATCGTCCTGGCGTTCTTCTTCGGCTACTCGCTCACCCTCTGGGCCGTCGTCCGGGCGGGTGTGAGCCTGAAGGCCGCGATCGGTGTGGCGCTGGCCGCGGACACGCTGTCCATCGCCGTGATGGAGATCGTCGACAACGGCGTCCTGCTGCTGGTGCCGGGCGCGATGGACGCACACCTGGCCGACGCGCTGTTCTGGGGCGCGCTCGCCTTCGCCTTCGCGGTCGCCTTCGCCGTCACGACGCCGGTCAACAAGTGGATGATCGGCCGCGGCAAGGGCCACGCGGTGGTCCACCAGTACCACCACTGA
- a CDS encoding deoxyribonuclease IV, with the protein MLPHALDPARPGGSRNPVGSHVPVAGGLATTGLAYARDIGAETVQVFVANPRGWATPAGNPAQDELFRAACAAEGIPAYVHAPYLINFGSHTEATVERSVESLRHSLRRGRAIGALGVVVHTGSATGGRPREEALAQVREHMLPLLDELTHDDDPFLLLESTAGQGSSLCSRTWDFGPYFEALDAHPRLGVCLDTCHIFAAGHDLAGEDGVRRTLDLLVDTVGEGRLKLIHANDSKDVVGAHKDRHANIGAGHIGEEPFRELMRHPATEGVPLVIETPGGKEGHAADVERLKKLR; encoded by the coding sequence ATGCTCCCCCACGCTCTCGACCCCGCTCGGCCAGGGGGGAGCCGCAACCCCGTCGGCAGCCATGTGCCGGTCGCCGGTGGCCTCGCCACGACCGGCCTCGCCTACGCCCGCGACATCGGCGCCGAGACCGTCCAGGTCTTCGTCGCCAATCCGCGCGGCTGGGCGACGCCCGCCGGCAACCCGGCGCAGGACGAGCTGTTCCGTGCCGCCTGCGCGGCCGAGGGCATACCGGCGTATGTCCACGCCCCGTATCTGATCAACTTCGGCTCGCACACGGAGGCCACCGTCGAGCGGTCCGTGGAGTCGCTGCGCCACTCGCTGCGCCGCGGCCGCGCCATCGGCGCGCTGGGCGTCGTGGTGCACACCGGCTCGGCGACGGGCGGCCGGCCACGTGAGGAGGCGCTGGCACAGGTGCGCGAGCACATGCTGCCGCTGCTGGACGAGCTGACCCACGACGACGACCCGTTCCTGCTGCTGGAGTCGACGGCCGGCCAGGGCTCCTCGCTCTGCTCGCGGACCTGGGACTTCGGCCCGTACTTCGAGGCGCTGGACGCGCATCCGAGGCTGGGCGTGTGCCTGGACACCTGCCACATCTTCGCGGCCGGTCACGACCTGGCCGGCGAGGACGGCGTGCGCCGGACGCTCGACCTGCTGGTCGACACCGTCGGCGAAGGCCGGCTGAAGCTCATCCACGCCAACGACTCCAAGGACGTCGTCGGCGCGCACAAGGACCGGCACGCCAACATCGGCGCCGGGCACATCGGCGAGGAGCCCTTCCGGGAGCTGATGCGCCACCCGGCGACCGAGGGCGTCCCACTGGTGATCGAGACGCCGGGCGGCAAGGAGGGGCACGCGGCGGACGTCGAGAGGCTGAAGAAACTGCGCTGA
- the pknB gene encoding Stk1 family PASTA domain-containing Ser/Thr kinase codes for MDTTLHDPLVGQLLDGRYRVDARIAVGGMATVYRAVDTRLDRVLALKVMHPSLATDASFVERFIREAKSVARLSHPNVVGVFDQGADGAYVYLAMEYVAGCTLRDVLRERGALRPRAALDILEPVLAALGAAHRAGFVHRDMKPENVLIGDDGRVKVADFGLVRAVGTATNTTGSVLGTVSYLAPEQIEHGTADTRTDVYACGVVLYEMLTGDKPHGGETPAQVLFQHLNTDVPAPSAAVPGLAPELDALVASATARDPEVRPHDAVALLAQARQSRAALGDEQLDLVPPQARVEAAAPAGTGASPDDVTSVIARPLPGEHQQDVQHTSRLELPPDTRPQPQRPERPAPRRVPVNPRRGLLAALVAVLLLLGAGAGVWYINAGQFTRVPTVLGKTRAEAEKRLADEGLEVGSTRTDFSSAYERGTVMGTDPAPGERVRGGGPVTLVISRGPKIVKVPELKGKPLAEAKEALRKAGLAAGVVTQEFSDEVAQGSVISSDPGAGTPRDPDSAVALVVSKGSPVEVPGVVGSSVEDARRTLKDAGLTVQIATEQVHSAQPAGSVAAQSLAEGARAARGDSVTLTVSKGPRMVPVPEVTGKSVDDATRELKAAGFEVKVEKSFPFLSDTVSGQSVRGGDTAPEGSTITIKTKGI; via the coding sequence GTGGATACGACCCTGCACGACCCGCTCGTCGGCCAGCTGCTCGACGGCCGTTACCGAGTCGACGCGCGCATCGCCGTCGGTGGCATGGCCACGGTCTACCGGGCCGTCGACACCCGGCTCGACCGGGTGCTCGCCCTGAAGGTGATGCACCCCTCCCTGGCGACCGACGCGTCGTTCGTGGAGCGCTTCATCCGTGAGGCCAAGTCGGTGGCGCGGCTCTCCCACCCGAACGTCGTCGGCGTCTTCGACCAGGGAGCCGACGGGGCGTACGTGTACCTGGCGATGGAGTACGTCGCCGGGTGCACGCTGCGGGACGTGCTGCGCGAGCGCGGCGCTCTCCGGCCCCGGGCCGCGCTGGACATCCTGGAGCCGGTGCTGGCGGCGCTGGGGGCGGCGCACCGGGCCGGGTTCGTGCACCGGGACATGAAGCCCGAGAACGTCCTCATAGGGGACGACGGCCGGGTCAAGGTGGCCGACTTCGGCCTCGTACGGGCCGTGGGCACCGCCACCAACACGACGGGCTCGGTCCTCGGCACGGTGTCGTACCTGGCGCCCGAGCAGATCGAGCACGGCACCGCCGACACCCGTACCGACGTGTACGCGTGCGGCGTGGTCCTGTACGAGATGCTGACGGGCGACAAGCCGCACGGCGGCGAAACCCCCGCCCAGGTCCTCTTCCAGCACCTGAACACCGACGTCCCGGCCCCGTCCGCCGCCGTCCCCGGGCTCGCCCCCGAGCTGGACGCCCTGGTGGCCTCGGCGACGGCACGCGACCCCGAGGTGCGCCCGCACGACGCGGTGGCGCTGCTGGCGCAGGCCCGCCAGTCCCGCGCCGCCCTCGGCGACGAGCAGCTGGACCTGGTCCCGCCGCAGGCCCGCGTCGAGGCGGCCGCGCCGGCCGGCACGGGCGCCTCGCCGGACGACGTGACCAGCGTCATCGCGCGCCCCCTGCCGGGCGAGCACCAGCAGGACGTCCAGCACACCAGCCGTCTGGAGCTGCCGCCCGACACCCGGCCGCAGCCCCAGCGGCCCGAGCGCCCGGCCCCCCGCCGGGTCCCGGTGAACCCGCGCCGCGGTCTGCTGGCCGCGCTCGTGGCCGTTCTCCTGCTCCTCGGCGCCGGCGCGGGCGTCTGGTACATCAACGCCGGCCAGTTCACCCGCGTCCCCACCGTGCTGGGCAAGACGCGGGCCGAGGCCGAGAAGCGGCTCGCGGACGAGGGCCTCGAAGTGGGCTCCACCCGCACCGACTTCAGCAGCGCGTACGAGCGCGGCACCGTCATGGGCACGGACCCCGCACCGGGCGAGCGCGTCCGCGGCGGCGGCCCGGTCACGCTGGTCATCTCCCGCGGCCCGAAGATCGTCAAGGTCCCGGAGCTCAAGGGCAAGCCGCTCGCCGAGGCCAAGGAGGCGCTGCGCAAGGCGGGGCTCGCGGCGGGCGTCGTCACCCAGGAGTTCAGCGACGAGGTCGCCCAGGGCTCGGTCATCAGCAGCGACCCGGGCGCCGGCACCCCGCGCGACCCGGACTCCGCCGTCGCCCTCGTCGTCAGCAAGGGCTCACCGGTCGAGGTCCCGGGTGTCGTCGGCAGCTCCGTGGAGGACGCGCGGCGCACCCTGAAGGACGCCGGGCTCACCGTGCAGATCGCCACCGAGCAGGTGCACTCCGCGCAGCCCGCGGGCAGCGTCGCCGCGCAGTCCCTCGCCGAGGGCGCGCGGGCGGCCAGGGGCGACAGCGTCACCCTCACCGTCTCCAAGGGCCCGCGCATGGTCCCGGTGCCCGAGGTGACCGGCAAGAGCGTCGACGACGCCACCCGCGAGCTGAAGGCGGCCGGTTTCGAGGTGAAGGTCGAGAAGAGCTTCCCCTTCCTCAGCGACACCGTGAGCGGCCAGTCCGTCCGCGGCGGTGACACGGCCCCCGAGGGCAGCACGATCACGATCAAGACCAAGGGAATCTAG
- a CDS encoding thiazole synthase produces MGDDRLTIAGTTFDSRLIMGTGGAPSLDVLERALVASGTELTTVAMRRIDPTVHGSVLSVLDRLGIRVLPNTAGCFTAGEAVLTARLAREALGTDWVKLEVVADERTLLPDPIELLDAAETLVDDGFTVLPYTNDDPVLARKLEDVGCAAIMPLGSPIGSGLGIRNPHNFQLIVEHARVPVILDAGAGTASDAALAMELGCAAVMLASAVTRAQEPVLMAEAMRHAVEAGRLAHRAGRIPRRHFAEASSPTEGRAALDPERPAF; encoded by the coding sequence ATGGGTGACGACCGACTGACCATCGCCGGGACCACGTTCGACTCCCGGCTGATCATGGGTACGGGCGGGGCGCCCAGCCTCGACGTGCTGGAGCGTGCGCTCGTCGCGAGCGGCACGGAGCTGACGACCGTGGCGATGCGCCGCATCGACCCGACGGTCCACGGGTCCGTCCTGTCGGTCCTGGACCGGCTGGGCATCCGCGTCCTGCCGAACACGGCGGGCTGCTTCACGGCCGGCGAGGCGGTGCTCACGGCGCGCCTCGCGCGCGAGGCGCTGGGCACGGACTGGGTCAAGCTGGAGGTCGTGGCCGACGAGCGGACGCTGCTGCCGGACCCGATCGAGCTGCTGGACGCCGCCGAGACGCTGGTGGACGACGGCTTCACCGTGCTGCCGTACACCAATGACGACCCGGTGCTCGCGCGGAAGCTGGAGGACGTCGGCTGCGCGGCGATCATGCCGCTGGGCTCGCCCATCGGCTCCGGGCTCGGTATCCGCAACCCGCACAACTTCCAGCTGATCGTGGAGCACGCGCGCGTGCCCGTGATCCTGGACGCGGGGGCGGGGACGGCGTCGGACGCCGCGCTGGCGATGGAGCTGGGGTGCGCGGCGGTCATGCTGGCCTCCGCGGTCACGCGCGCGCAGGAGCCGGTGCTGATGGCCGAGGCCATGCGGCACGCCGTCGAGGCCGGCCGCCTGGCGCACCGCGCGGGCCGTATCCCCCGCCGCCACTTCGCCGAGGCGTCGTCGCCGACGGAGGGCCGCGCCGCCCTGGACCCGGAGCGCCCGGCTTTCTGA
- the thiS gene encoding sulfur carrier protein ThiS, with protein sequence MNRSAMSAVLSVSVNGETRELTAPTTLDALVATLTTAPSGVAAAVNETVVPRSQWAGTVLGDGDRVEVLTAVQGG encoded by the coding sequence ATGAACAGGAGCGCCATGAGCGCCGTGCTGAGCGTCTCCGTGAACGGCGAGACGCGCGAACTCACCGCCCCGACCACGCTCGACGCGCTGGTCGCCACCCTGACCACCGCACCCTCCGGGGTCGCGGCCGCGGTCAACGAGACCGTCGTCCCGCGCAGCCAGTGGGCCGGGACGGTGCTCGGCGACGGCGACCGCGTCGAGGTGCTGACCGCGGTGCAGGGGGGCTGA
- the thiO gene encoding glycine oxidase ThiO translates to MSRTSDVLVIGGGIIGLVTAWRAAQRGLRTAVADPEPGGGAARVAAGMLAAVTELHYGEETLLGLNMASARRYPGFVAELEAATGLDVGFRTCGTLAVALDADDRAHLRELHALQRRCGLESEWLTGRECRRLEPLLAPGVRGGLRVDGDHQVDPRRLAAALVVACERAGVTLLRTRAERLRVEHDRAAGAALADGTEWAADQVVLAAGSHSGGLGGVPDEVLPPVRPVKGQVVRLTVPPAYAPFLSRTVRAVVRGSHVYLVPRENGELVVGATSEELGWDTTVTAGGVYELLRDAHELVPGITELPLAETGAGLRPGSPDNAPLLGPSALPGLCLATGHYRNGVLLTPVTGDVLAAYLTTGELPDEAAAFTPARFSSVSVGAS, encoded by the coding sequence ATGTCGCGTACATCAGACGTCCTCGTCATCGGGGGCGGGATCATCGGCCTGGTCACGGCCTGGCGGGCGGCGCAGCGGGGGCTGCGCACCGCCGTGGCGGACCCCGAACCCGGCGGGGGTGCCGCCCGCGTGGCCGCGGGCATGCTCGCCGCCGTCACCGAACTGCACTACGGGGAGGAGACGCTCCTCGGGCTCAACATGGCGTCGGCGCGGCGCTATCCGGGCTTCGTCGCCGAACTGGAGGCGGCGACGGGGCTGGACGTCGGGTTCCGCACGTGCGGCACGCTGGCCGTCGCGCTGGACGCCGACGACCGCGCCCACCTGCGGGAGCTGCACGCGCTGCAGCGGCGCTGCGGGCTGGAGTCGGAGTGGCTCACCGGCCGGGAGTGCCGGCGCCTGGAGCCGCTGCTGGCGCCGGGAGTGCGCGGCGGGCTCCGCGTGGACGGCGACCACCAGGTCGATCCGCGGCGCCTGGCGGCGGCCCTGGTCGTGGCGTGCGAGCGGGCCGGGGTGACCCTGTTGCGGACACGGGCGGAGCGCCTGCGCGTGGAGCATGACCGGGCGGCCGGCGCTGCCCTGGCCGACGGTACGGAGTGGGCCGCGGACCAGGTGGTGCTGGCCGCCGGCAGCCACAGCGGCGGGCTCGGCGGCGTACCGGACGAGGTGCTGCCGCCGGTGCGGCCGGTGAAGGGGCAGGTCGTGCGGCTGACGGTGCCGCCCGCGTACGCGCCGTTCCTGAGCCGTACCGTCCGGGCGGTCGTGCGGGGCAGCCATGTGTACCTGGTGCCGCGCGAGAACGGCGAGCTGGTCGTGGGCGCGACGAGCGAGGAGCTGGGCTGGGACACGACGGTCACGGCCGGCGGGGTGTACGAGCTGCTGCGCGACGCGCACGAGCTGGTGCCGGGCATCACGGAGCTGCCGCTGGCGGAGACCGGGGCGGGGCTGCGGCCCGGCTCGCCCGACAACGCGCCGCTGCTGGGGCCCTCCGCGCTGCCGGGCCTGTGCCTGGCGACGGGGCACTACCGCAACGGGGTGCTGCTGACGCCGGTCACCGGCGATGTGCTGGCCGCGTACCTCACGACGGGCGAACTGCCCGACGAGGCCGCCGCGTTCACCCCCGCCCGCTTCTCCTCCGTTTCCGTAGGAGCGTCATGA
- a CDS encoding NAD(P)/FAD-dependent oxidoreductase translates to MAGVQTAVALREQGFTGPVLVIGAEPHQPYDRPPLSKAVLLGKAEGSAFDVDFEALDIELRLGVEVTGLRPGDHEVDTEAGPVPYDVLVVATGAVPVTLPGSEGVPGVHLLRTLDDAERLRPVLAEQHDIVVVGAGWIGAEFATAAREAGCAVTVVEAAGRPLAGALPAEVAAPMAEWYEESGARLLTHARVAEIESGRVVLADGRVLPAGAVVVGIGARPATAWLAGSGVALGPDGAITADDHLRTSAPDVYAVGDCASFPSARYGARLLVHHWDNALQGPRTVAADIVGEDPRPYDPVPYFWSEQFGRFVQYAGHHASADTLIARGDPAGAAWSVAWLREGALVALLAVGRPRDLAQGRKLIESGALLDAERVADPSVPLKAAVRDAA, encoded by the coding sequence ATGGCCGGCGTGCAGACCGCCGTGGCCCTGCGCGAACAGGGCTTCACCGGGCCGGTGCTGGTCATCGGCGCCGAGCCGCACCAGCCCTACGACCGGCCGCCCCTGTCCAAGGCGGTCCTGCTCGGCAAGGCCGAGGGCTCGGCCTTCGACGTGGACTTCGAGGCCCTGGACATCGAGCTGCGCCTCGGCGTCGAGGTGACCGGCCTGCGCCCCGGCGACCACGAGGTCGACACGGAGGCGGGCCCCGTCCCGTACGACGTCCTCGTCGTCGCCACCGGCGCCGTCCCCGTCACCCTGCCCGGCTCCGAGGGCGTCCCCGGCGTCCATCTGCTGCGCACCCTGGACGACGCCGAACGGCTGCGGCCCGTCCTGGCCGAGCAGCACGACATCGTGGTCGTCGGCGCGGGCTGGATCGGCGCCGAGTTCGCCACCGCCGCGCGCGAGGCGGGCTGCGCGGTCACCGTCGTGGAGGCCGCGGGACGCCCGCTCGCCGGAGCGCTGCCCGCGGAGGTCGCCGCCCCCATGGCCGAGTGGTACGAGGAGAGCGGCGCCCGGCTCCTCACGCACGCGCGCGTGGCCGAGATCGAATCCGGCAGGGTCGTCCTGGCCGACGGCCGGGTCCTGCCCGCCGGCGCCGTCGTCGTGGGCATCGGCGCCCGCCCCGCCACGGCCTGGCTGGCCGGCTCCGGCGTCGCGCTCGGCCCGGACGGCGCGATCACGGCCGACGACCACCTGCGCACCTCCGCCCCCGACGTGTACGCCGTCGGCGACTGCGCCTCCTTCCCGTCCGCCCGCTATGGCGCCCGGCTGCTCGTCCACCACTGGGACAACGCCCTGCAGGGCCCCCGCACGGTCGCCGCCGACATCGTGGGCGAGGACCCGCGGCCGTACGACCCGGTGCCGTACTTCTGGTCGGAGCAGTTCGGCCGCTTCGTCCAGTACGCCGGCCACCACGCCTCCGCCGACACGCTGATCGCGCGCGGCGACCCGGCCGGCGCCGCCTGGTCCGTGGCCTGGCTGCGGGAGGGCGCTCTCGTGGCGCTGCTGGCCGTGGGGCGGCCGCGGGACCTGGCGCAGGGCCGAAAGCTCATCGAGTCGGGCGCGCTCCTGGACGCCGAGCGCGTCGCGGACCCGTCCGTTCCGCTGAAGGCCGCGGTCCGGGACGCGGCCTGA
- a CDS encoding Rv2175c family DNA-binding protein, translating into MTEIDAKIDALVPAWLHLPDIAEMMDVEVTRVRQLVKEGQLIAVRRGENRALQVPAAFIKDGKVVKGLSGTLTLLRDDGFTDEEMLEWLFTPDPSLPGTPAQALAENRGTEVKRRAQALAV; encoded by the coding sequence GTGACCGAGATTGACGCGAAGATCGATGCGCTCGTCCCCGCCTGGCTTCACCTCCCCGACATCGCCGAGATGATGGACGTCGAGGTGACGCGGGTGCGGCAGCTCGTCAAGGAGGGCCAGCTGATCGCCGTGCGCCGCGGTGAGAACCGCGCGCTGCAGGTGCCGGCTGCCTTCATCAAGGACGGCAAGGTCGTCAAGGGGCTCTCCGGCACCCTGACGCTCCTGAGGGATGACGGCTTCACCGACGAAGAGATGCTGGAGTGGCTCTTCACGCCGGACCCCTCCCTGCCGGGCACGCCCGCGCAGGCACTGGCCGAGAACCGCGGCACGGAGGTAAAGCGCCGAGCCCAGGCACTGGCCGTCTGA
- the thiE gene encoding thiamine phosphate synthase — translation MSTARAALSDARLYLCTDARRRQGDLPEFLDAVLSSGVDIVQLRDKGMEAGEELEHLAVFADACRRHGKLLAVNDRADVAHAAASDVLHLGQGDLPVPAARAVLGDAVLIGRSTHAEAEVDAAVAEPGVDYFCTGPCWPTPTKPGRYAPGLGLVRYAASLAQDRPWFAIGGIDAGNLDDVLDAGARRIVVVRAITEADDPAAATADLAKRVRERATA, via the coding sequence ATGTCCACCGCACGCGCCGCGCTGTCCGATGCCCGGCTCTACCTCTGCACGGACGCCCGCAGGCGCCAGGGCGACCTGCCGGAGTTCCTGGACGCCGTCCTGTCCTCCGGCGTGGACATCGTCCAGCTGCGGGACAAGGGCATGGAGGCCGGCGAGGAGCTGGAGCACCTGGCCGTGTTCGCCGACGCCTGCCGCCGGCACGGAAAGCTGCTCGCGGTGAACGACCGGGCCGACGTCGCGCACGCGGCCGCCTCCGACGTGCTGCACCTCGGCCAGGGCGACCTGCCGGTCCCCGCCGCCCGCGCCGTCCTCGGCGACGCGGTGCTCATCGGCCGGTCCACGCACGCCGAGGCGGAGGTCGACGCGGCCGTCGCCGAGCCGGGCGTCGACTACTTCTGCACGGGCCCCTGCTGGCCCACGCCCACCAAGCCGGGGCGGTACGCCCCCGGGCTCGGCCTGGTGCGGTACGCGGCGTCGCTGGCCCAGGACCGGCCCTGGTTCGCGATCGGCGGGATCGACGCGGGCAACCTCGACGACGTGCTGGACGCCGGTGCCCGCAGGATCGTGGTGGTCCGCGCCATCACGGAGGCGGACGACCCGGCGGCCGCCACGGCGGACCTCGCCAAGAGGGTCCGCGAACGCGCCACGGCCTGA